Within Seriola aureovittata isolate HTS-2021-v1 ecotype China chromosome 12, ASM2101889v1, whole genome shotgun sequence, the genomic segment CGTCTTCCCATCCCCACTGAACTCCCCTGTCGTGTCCGTAGGCCCGCTTCATTTACCTTTGCTCCTGAATTAATGCTAGTTAACTGTCACATTAACTTAGATCTGTTTGCCCGCTTTGTCAACAACATAAACTAGCCTCAGTGTGTGATAGCCAGGgttatttttactttgatacACAGCACACGCATGGACAGagtttgtgtgaatgtatgtgggCTACTCAAAGCTGCAACCATCCATACATAACCTCTGTCTTATCTGAACAAAATGCACTGTTACGCAAGATTTTTAAGGCTATAGGCTTCTTCTTGTTTCTCTGCAAGAGAATGCAGGAAAACTTCTCCGCGAAAGTGCAGTAGTGGCTGCAGTGCAGgtgtttcattcagtgtttcaaTAGGGGCCAAACCGTGGGCGTGGACACTCGACTGAATGAGTGCAGGGCCTTGTATCTCTGTATGCcttcacatgtacatgtgtgtggaGCATATATTTGACTGCCAGAAGCGAGTGTGTTAAATTCTCTTAGCATGTGTGACGAATCAAGTGGCTGGGAAAAGAGCAGCGCGTTGCATGGCCTCTCTTGGCCTCTCACGAACTGAATTCTAAAGAGGCTATCGATCTGTCAAGGTTTCAATTCATCTTTTGCTCTGCCCCTATCTCACTATCTTATCTATCTGGCTTtgtatctccctctctctgtatgtccactgtgtgtgtgtgtgtttctttgtatcTTCCCCTTTATTTCTTGCTCATTTTGAATAGACATGATGcagaatgagggagagagatgcAGCAAGCGGGTgagacagataaaaaaagagagagcatcCCCCACTCGTATGTCTTTCATCCTAATCCGTAGTCTCTGTCCAAGAAAGGGCCTCCTTTTCACTTGTCTGCCCTAAAGCCTCTTATATGTGAcccctctgtgtctccctcAGGGCTCTCTCCCACGGCCAGAAACCACAGACacgaacacacagacacacacacaactgtgcaTTTTAGTTTATAGCAATAAACCATGTAAGAGCAGagttgcatgtgtttgtgttgaagcaATGTAATATTTCACCCTGAAAAACAAGCAGAGGTCAGAATGCATTTGCTCCAAACACCAACACAGAAGCTGTGCAATGCCACGATTCGCAGAACTGACAGACCCTCTTACTATATGTTCTGCCCGAAGGTGAAGGCAAATTTACCGCCAGGCTGACTAACCCAGCTGCTGGGAGAGCGTGTCTCTCGTTAAAAGAACTGACCTCAATAAAGATGGACGTTTGGCAGTACGTTATGTAACTGACTCAGGATGATCCTGAggctgtgtggatgtgtgtgttgttttttgtgcacTTCTGTTTGGGGTAGAAAATGTGCACTTCTGTTcgaatgtgtgcgtgtgtatgtgtacgaGGGCATTCACGGTGGGAGAGTGTttataagaaaatgtatttgcataTCATCGCTTGTTAGGGACTGCATGAAAATGACTGTGCTGGGAAGAGACATAAGAATCTTATTTTTGTTGAGTTTTAACAAAAACCtcatttaataatattttcttaGGTCCCTTTCTTGACTCCGAAAAAATGCAACACCCTTATCCAACATCTCATTAATAATATTGAACACTATGGAAGTGGTACCTTTTGTTTAATTGCGTATCTAAAAACTATCTTTCAGTATCTTTAAGGAACATCAATATAGCCAATGTATACTTAAGAAGTGAAACGAGAAAAAAATGCCTTGCTTAAATATTTATCTAACGTCGATCGTGTAAAGAACTTGGGGCAAGCTTTAGACGGAGTGTTTGGGGTCAGCCTAGGCCTGCAGATACATTGTGACCTGTATCAGTGCAACAACCATTTCACCTTCAAGCAACATTATGTGCTTTGCGCTTGAAGCCAAATTGgtgatttattttgttgatatttGCTGAAAGATAGGTCAGATAAGTCAGATTCACTTTATTTCTACCGTATTGTTTTTACAGGCACAGGCCCCTAGTGAGGACTAAGCACTGTCCCCTCGctgcaaaaggaaaaatgtcCAAAGTGTCAATAGCCTGGTTtccacagaattttttttttgcgcaACATAGtagcaattttttttcaaaaagttgacaaaacacactCGCGAATGGTCTTTGATTCCACTGAGTGACGTTATGTGAAGAAAGCTCCACATCGTGCAGTCTGCCTCTCAGTTGGGACTGGCACTGTGGAACATGATTCGCCAAGCTCCACAACTtgaatgccaaaaaaagtgtttccatttcagtttttttccgAAGTATTGGTTTGTCGAATAGCCTGaaaaccaatttttttttgcGACATTTAGGAATTTTTGGGAAATTCACGTGTTtccattaattgtttttaaattaattaagcaggttaatggaaacgcaCCTGGTGAATGTCACAGAGCAGTGACAAAATGGTGAAATCCCTACACCCTTTCAGCACAGTTGAATCTTGTGGTTAAGGAATGAtaatgagtgaaataaaaacaatcaacagaGATTCAAAAGTGGATTCAGATTTAGCAAGCGGATTCAGAGTTGAATTCAGATTCGATAAAATACTATTGAACCATATCCCTTTGTAGTATAACCCCAATGTAGCTGTTTACATATTGACTAAATGAAGTGAAGGCCAAAATAATTTAGGAATCTGGTGAAACAAAAGTACAACCCCcagaaataaagtcaaaatacTGTCCCAAATAGAAAACCTATAATgctttccccctttttctgACCACCCCCtaataattttcatacagtcccttACTTGGCTTGGTGTGCTGTTGACTATAGATGGGGTTGTGCTTAAAACAACAGAGCTGTGGTCTTGGTGGTATGTGCTATATAACTCAGCTGAATGTTGATACTCTATTCTATAAGGAAACATACATGCCATTCTTACAATTGTCATATTTCAGGAGGGCATAGAAACCACACTTCATATAGAGTTACTGTAATCCCTCAGAAGTGGTGGCACAGTAAACATATCACACTGCACTCAGCATTAAGAACAGAGAGGCTCTCTGTCTGCACTGTAGTGAGGGATCTGATCTTGGCTTGCACTCTGCCTGGTGTGACCCCACCCCTGGTAAATACAGGGTTAGAGGTTTCCTCCGAGGATAAAAATACACTTGCCTctcagcagagagggagaaaagccagaattcctctctctcctgcgcCTATTGTGCACGGGGAGTTAAAGACTTCCACACTTATcacaagtgattttttttttttcagtggattTGCAGTGTTGTGGGAGGTTTAAACGTACAAAAGTGGATATAATGCGGCAAAATAGAAGTTATGGAGGTAAATGTTTGCATAATGAACCGTATCTCTCGAGGATGATCTATTTGGTCATGGGGATAACTGTGTTTTTAGCAGACATGAATGCCTCTTCCTGCTCTTGTCTTTTGTCCCTCGTGTGCTCCCATACTTCACAGCCCGTGATGTCATCATTATGTGCAAAAGTATTGAAAGCTGGCAGGGGCCTAGAGCTGCCACAGGTACGGTTACTGATTATCTTGACTGTAAAAGTTTGACGGGACTCACCACACTCACTGGATTTCAAATGGGCACTAAGAGCTTTCTGTTAAGAGAAGAGAGTTTTCTACCGGTTAAACTGAGCTGGAAAAGACACACTGAGTGACTTCCTTATTTAAGCTGGAAATACACAGACTAAAGTCATTGTCATGGCACCTGGAACTCCATACTGGTGAGAAATTGTTATATAAGGTCGGTCTTTTCGTAGTGGAACAATCATACATAATTTGAGTTATTAAATTTCATGTGAGCTACTTATACTAACTAACTTAAAACTTTTTCAACATGCAGTTACAGCAAGAATGTCCAGGAAATTGTGCGCCTCGCCCAAGTTTTTGAAGcaatgaggaagaaaatgttgGAAAATCACATGTGATCTCTGTTAAACCCTGGAGGTGAAGTGCAACCAAAAATGAGTCACGGGGGACAAGGAAATCAGGGGACGGGACTGAGAGACGTCTTTGACATATTAGTTAAGGAGCCTATGGAGCGACTGCTAAGCCTGAAAATCCAGTTGGGTGAAACTCCGGAAGATAATATCATACACGCCTTGTGTCTGATCATTCTCCATAAGGAGGCACAGGCCCTGGAAAAGCTTCAGATGCTGAAGAACAACTACCTTGCTGAGCATCTGGCTGAAAAGTGGCGAATGAGTGGAGGTAAATTAGAGGATTTCAGAGTTCATTGTGGTCATTTTGAAGAGTTTACAGGAGAATCTTTGGCAGCGTTGGCTCgaatttttaaagttttgcatGAGCGGAAGCTGTGTGATCCAAATCTGAGAAATCTGGCCTATCAGAGAGCCCTTTCCACTGACAGCCAAAGAACAAGCCATCTTGAGGATCTGGAATATGATCCACTCAGAGAAGAAGCTAAAGTTGTCTGTGGGCCTGAGTTTGAAGAGTGGATATGCTCCCCAAGAGACCTCAAGTCAGGGTCTTACCATGATCCTCACAGAAGCCTGGATGAagtaaacacaactttaaaaatTACCGATCAGTCAGAGAGAGCTTATAGTCTCCCCAGCCCTCTGCAAGCAAGCTCCTCAATGCTCTCATACCCTACTCATCTAGAGATGAGTATACCCCCAACAATCTCCTTTCAAGGCGACAAAATAACCCCAGAAACATCAGATAAATCCGACTCTTGTATCCTGTTTGCACCTGGGCAACCTCAGTCTTCTGAGGAGCCTCAGCCTAAATCTAATGAACTTGCTCAACTTGAAGCAAATAAAGACTCAAAGATGGAGTCCAGGAAGTGTGACCATCACATCATTCAGAATGAGACTCCAAACACAACCACCAAGCCAAGCACTGAGCCAAAATTTGCATTACCTACTGCAACAAACACTTTTGTACCCAAGGTACCCGTTCCAAATGAAAAGCATGAATGTAAAGACGCAGAAGTGGAGGAAGAGGTAGTATTTTATGCATTTGTTATCTTGCACGCACCAGAGGATGTAGATATGGCCGAGAGCATCAAAGACAAAATTGAAGCGGTCGCTGGTTGTACAGGTGCAACTTTCTCTGAGGACTTTGCCGTTCCTGGAAAGAGCACTCTGAGGTGTGTGGAGGACGCCATCAACAACTCAGCCTTTACTCTCCTGCTGTTTACCCGCAACTTCAACACTCAGTTGGTGGAGATGAAGACAGACACCGCCCTTGTCAACTCCATAAACAAGAAATACAAGCACAACACTGTTGTCCCTCTGCTGCCACGGGAGAACTGCATGCCGAGAGAGGGCATTCCTTTGGTTGTACAGCGACTCAATCCACTAGATGAGAAAAGgaactttgagaaaaaaattaaaaagttcTTGATTCCAGCACACATtgaaaggcaaaagaaaatcTGGACTAAGGGACAAGAAGTAAATCGTCAGATAGAGAGACAAGACAACCTGAAGCAGTTAAACGAGTGT encodes:
- the ticam1 gene encoding TIR domain-containing adapter molecule 1 — encoded protein: MSHGGQGNQGTGLRDVFDILVKEPMERLLSLKIQLGETPEDNIIHALCLIILHKEAQALEKLQMLKNNYLAEHLAEKWRMSGGKLEDFRVHCGHFEEFTGESLAALARIFKVLHERKLCDPNLRNLAYQRALSTDSQRTSHLEDLEYDPLREEAKVVCGPEFEEWICSPRDLKSGSYHDPHRSLDEVNTTLKITDQSERAYSLPSPLQASSSMLSYPTHLEMSIPPTISFQGDKITPETSDKSDSCILFAPGQPQSSEEPQPKSNELAQLEANKDSKMESRKCDHHIIQNETPNTTTKPSTEPKFALPTATNTFVPKVPVPNEKHECKDAEVEEEVVFYAFVILHAPEDVDMAESIKDKIEAVAGCTGATFSEDFAVPGKSTLRCVEDAINNSAFTLLLFTRNFNTQLVEMKTDTALVNSINKKYKHNTVVPLLPRENCMPREGIPLVVQRLNPLDEKRNFEKKIKKFLIPAHIERQKKIWTKGQEVNRQIERQDNLKQLNECQRQLIKECKKAELEERENLNLSLQQNLLLGPEQGGGGGMARWQQQPGHIHITNANYVMVGNDSKMNVDHRGHTDKDNSCSSEEEQ